From the genome of Fusobacterium varium, one region includes:
- a CDS encoding Tetratricopeptide repeat: MSKELKEKIALLNDEEKYQEIVDMILEIKEKDRDFEIISEWGRAENNLGNYKKALEILFSIKEEGEEDSLWNYRVGYAYSGLENYEKAAEYFEKSKNLDPDYAWTYFELGWNLQRIEKMRKH, from the coding sequence ATGAGCAAAGAACTAAAAGAGAAGATAGCACTTCTTAATGATGAAGAAAAATATCAGGAAATTGTAGATATGATTCTTGAGATAAAAGAGAAAGATAGAGATTTTGAAATTATATCTGAATGGGGAAGAGCAGAAAATAATCTAGGAAATTATAAGAAAGCCTTGGAAATACTTTTTTCTATCAAAGAAGAGGGAGAAGAAGATTCGTTGTGGAATTATAGAGTAGGATATGCTTATAGTGGTTTGGAAAATTATGAAAAAGCAGCTGAATATTTTGAGAAATCAAAAAATTTAGATCCTGATTATGCATGGACATATTTTGAATTAGGCTGGAATCTTCAAAGAATTGAAAAAATGAGGAAGCATTAA
- the yrrB gene encoding TPR repeat-containing protein yrrB encodes MITHIGWCLNQLDRDEEALEYYMKALAGEEDNIWLLSQIGVTLGVIRRYEEGIEYLKKAEELGRNDIWLNSELGWQLARIEKHEEAVEYFKKAEELGRSDTWLYNQLGWNLGVLDKYEEELEYLYKSKKISEDDVWLESEIGWTLRNMSKPEEALVYLKKAQELGRDDAWLHLEMGLSLGDLGKNEEALAELKKAEENGDESIRLYSTIAWNLGQLNKNEEALKYLEKVEKLGRNDIWLYSEMGWNLDAVGKTEEGEKYLQKAIEMGRNDSWIYSEIGYSLSRNQKVEEGIEYYLKAKELGRNDVWLNSEIAWSYDIIGKYEEALPYLETTEKLGRDDIWLNCEFAICLGRTGKSEEAIARLFKAQELGREDDWLYSEIAYNYGRLDRAEEALIYLDKAEKLGREDVWLYSEIGWNLGTLKKYEEGLKYFEKVIEMGRNDEWIYSQIGWTLAKLGRNEEAVENFKKAVELNPYDSWIEYNLGRVLRKCGKFIEAMEHIKKSAEIGGYEGWTDLELAWDYAEIDEKEIAKEYLENVEKYLDINSDAVKEDYNIVKSLINAMPIMFS; translated from the coding sequence GTGATTACACATATAGGGTGGTGTCTAAATCAATTAGATAGAGATGAAGAAGCATTAGAATACTATATGAAAGCACTTGCAGGAGAAGAGGATAATATATGGCTTTTATCACAGATTGGAGTAACGCTTGGAGTTATAAGAAGATATGAAGAGGGAATAGAATATTTAAAGAAAGCAGAAGAACTAGGAAGAAATGATATATGGTTAAATTCAGAGTTGGGGTGGCAGTTAGCAAGAATAGAAAAACATGAAGAAGCAGTAGAATATTTTAAGAAGGCTGAAGAATTAGGGAGAAGTGATACTTGGCTTTATAATCAATTAGGCTGGAATCTTGGAGTTTTGGATAAATATGAAGAAGAATTAGAATATCTTTATAAATCTAAAAAAATATCAGAAGACGATGTATGGCTTGAATCTGAAATAGGTTGGACTTTAAGAAATATGTCAAAACCAGAAGAAGCTCTGGTATATTTAAAGAAAGCACAAGAATTGGGAAGAGATGATGCATGGCTTCATTTAGAAATGGGACTTTCTTTGGGAGATTTAGGAAAAAATGAAGAAGCATTGGCAGAATTAAAGAAAGCAGAAGAAAATGGAGATGAAAGTATTCGTCTTTATTCTACTATAGCATGGAATTTAGGACAGTTAAATAAAAATGAAGAAGCTTTGAAGTATTTAGAAAAAGTAGAGAAATTAGGAAGAAACGATATATGGCTCTATTCAGAAATGGGTTGGAATTTAGATGCTGTAGGAAAAACTGAAGAAGGGGAAAAATATCTCCAAAAAGCCATTGAAATGGGAAGAAATGATTCGTGGATATATTCTGAAATAGGATATAGCCTTTCAAGAAATCAAAAAGTAGAAGAAGGGATAGAATATTATCTTAAAGCGAAAGAGTTAGGAAGAAATGATGTATGGTTGAACTCAGAAATAGCTTGGTCATATGATATTATTGGAAAGTATGAAGAGGCACTTCCATATCTTGAAACAACTGAAAAATTAGGTAGAGATGATATATGGCTGAATTGTGAATTTGCTATCTGTTTAGGAAGAACTGGGAAAAGTGAGGAAGCAATAGCAAGATTATTTAAAGCTCAAGAGTTAGGAAGAGAAGATGACTGGCTGTATTCAGAGATAGCTTATAATTATGGAAGGCTGGATAGAGCAGAGGAAGCTTTAATTTATTTGGATAAAGCAGAAAAGTTAGGAAGAGAAGATGTTTGGTTATATTCAGAAATAGGTTGGAATTTAGGAACTTTAAAAAAATATGAAGAGGGATTAAAATATTTTGAAAAAGTAATAGAGATGGGAAGAAATGATGAGTGGATCTATTCACAGATAGGCTGGACTCTAGCCAAGTTAGGAAGAAATGAAGAGGCAGTAGAAAACTTTAAAAAGGCAGTTGAGCTTAATCCATATGACAGCTGGATAGAATATAATCTAGGAAGAGTTTTAAGAAAGTGTGGGAAATTCATTGAAGCTATGGAACATATAAAAAAATCTGCTGAAATAGGTGGGTATGAAGGCTGGACTGATTTGGAATTAGCTTGGGATTATGCTGAGATAGATGAAAAAGAAATAGCGAAAGAATATCTTGAAAATGTAGAAAAATATTTAGATATAAATTCTGATGCTGTCAAAGAAGATTATAATATAGTTAAATCATTAATAAATGCTATGCCAATTATGTTTAGTTAA
- the artM_1 gene encoding Arginine transport ATP-binding protein ArtM → MIIQVNNLSKQYLEGDVILKNINLGIEKGEVVSIIGPSGGGKSTLLRCLIGLEEIDSGDVKVPDKKKMGMVFQSFNLFPHKTAIQNIMESLIVVDKMDKSEAKKIAYDLLEKVGLKDRADFYPKALSGGQKQRVAIARALARNPEVLLFDEPTSALDPDMVKEVLNVIEQLRDSSNITMVIVSHEIDFVNQISDRIVVMENGNIKDIVVNKKKRQVS, encoded by the coding sequence ATGATTATTCAAGTTAATAATTTATCTAAACAGTATTTAGAAGGAGATGTAATACTTAAAAATATTAATCTTGGTATCGAAAAAGGAGAAGTTGTTTCCATTATAGGACCATCTGGAGGTGGTAAATCTACTCTTCTCAGATGTCTTATAGGCTTGGAAGAAATAGATTCTGGAGATGTAAAAGTTCCTGATAAAAAGAAAATGGGAATGGTTTTTCAATCTTTTAACCTTTTTCCACACAAGACAGCTATTCAAAATATAATGGAATCACTCATAGTTGTAGATAAAATGGATAAATCTGAAGCAAAAAAAATAGCTTATGATCTTTTAGAAAAAGTTGGACTTAAGGACAGAGCTGATTTTTATCCTAAAGCTCTTTCTGGTGGACAGAAACAAAGAGTAGCTATTGCCAGAGCTTTAGCAAGAAATCCAGAAGTTTTACTTTTTGATGAACCTACATCTGCTCTTGACCCTGATATGGTAAAAGAAGTATTGAATGTTATTGAACAACTCAGAGATTCAAGCAATATAACTATGGTAATAGTAAGCCACGAAATAGATTTTGTTAATCAGATTTCTGACAGAATAGTTGTTATGGAAAACGGGAATATAAAAGATATAGTGGTAAACAAGAAGAAAAGACAGGTTTCCTAA
- the yecS gene encoding Inner membrane amino-acid ABC transporter permease protein yecS, producing MDGNIIFILKGMKLTVNLYVVTMLFSLPLGILLSLGRVSKNTTLSNIIQVYTWIFRGTPLLLQLFFVYYGLPVVGITLSPFAAASLTFVINYTAYFCEIFRGSILGIDPGQYEAAKVLGMKYWQTMIRIIIPQALITALPPLSNEAISLIKDTSLVSAIGMAEILRNSRELVTRDFSITPFFICAVIYLGLSTIVVLFFKKMEKKVMI from the coding sequence TTAACAGTTAACTTATATGTTGTGACTATGCTTTTCTCTCTTCCTCTAGGGATATTATTATCCCTAGGAAGAGTTTCAAAAAATACAACATTAAGCAATATTATCCAAGTGTATACATGGATATTCAGAGGAACGCCACTTTTACTGCAGCTTTTCTTTGTATACTATGGTCTTCCAGTAGTTGGTATTACTTTATCACCTTTTGCTGCTGCTTCTCTTACATTTGTTATAAACTATACAGCTTATTTCTGTGAAATATTTAGAGGAAGCATTCTGGGAATTGATCCAGGACAATATGAAGCTGCAAAAGTACTTGGTATGAAGTACTGGCAGACTATGATTAGAATAATAATCCCACAGGCTCTTATTACAGCACTTCCGCCATTATCAAATGAAGCTATATCACTTATCAAAGATACTTCATTAGTTTCTGCTATTGGAATGGCTGAGATATTAAGAAATTCAAGAGAACTTGTTACTCGTGATTTCTCAATAACACCATTTTTTATATGTGCAGTTATTTATTTGGGTCTTTCTACAATAGTTGTTTTATTCTTTAAAAAAATGGAAAAAAAGGTGATGATATAA